The Gloeobacter violaceus PCC 7421 DNA window GAGCAGGTTCACCAGACCGACCAGGGCGTAGCCCAGGTCGCGCCCCACCTGCCGCCAACATTCGAGGGCCTGGGGGTCACCTGCTGCCGCCCGCTCGCCGAGCACCGCGGGGTCAAGCCCGAAGCGGCGGGCGATGGCTGGGGCTGCGATAAATTGTTCCAGGCAGCCGCTGCTGCCGCAGTTGCAGCGCGGACCGCGCGGATCGAAGACCATATGGCCCAACTCGCCCCCCAGGCCGTGGGCACCGGTGAATAGTCGGCGATTGTGGATAAGGCTGCCCCCCACGCCCGTACCCAGGGTGATGAAGATGACGTGGCCGAAGCGGCTGGCGCTGCCGAGCCAGTTTTCTCCCAAACCGGCCAGGTTGGCGTCGTTGCCCAGCACCGTCGACAGGCCGGTCTTCTCCTCCAGCAGGCGGGCCATCGGCACGTCGCGCCAGCCGTCGAGGTTGATGCAGGTGTACACCAGCCGGCCGCCGACATCGACCAACCCCGGTACGCCCACGCCGAGAGCGACAGCTTCCCTTCCAGGATCGAGCACCGCCACCAGAGCGCTCAGGGCTGCGAGCACCGCCTCGGGGGTGCTCGGCCGGGGGGTTGCGATCGTGGCGCTCGCCAGTTCCCGGCCCTGTCCGTCGTAACGGCCGGCTTTGATGGCGGTACCCCCGAGATCGATGGCGACGACCGAGCCCATGCTAGGAGCCGGGTTGAGGGTTGAAGCGGCGGGGTCGCTCGATGCGCGGGCGCTCGGGGCGCTCTCCTGTCCGGTAGGGCCGCTCTGCAGCGGCGGGGGAATCC harbors:
- a CDS encoding ROK family protein translates to MGSVVAIDLGGTAIKAGRYDGQGRELASATIATPRPSTPEAVLAALSALVAVLDPGREAVALGVGVPGLVDVGGRLVYTCINLDGWRDVPMARLLEEKTGLSTVLGNDANLAGLGENWLGSASRFGHVIFITLGTGVGGSLIHNRRLFTGAHGLGGELGHMVFDPRGPRCNCGSSGCLEQFIAAPAIARRFGLDPAVLGERAAAGDPQALECWRQVGRDLGYALVGLVNLLDPEAVVIGGGVSKSCPYFLSEAEAEIDRRSIIKRPWLQLLQAELGNEAGCIGAARLAFLTFTS